A region of the Streptomyces durocortorensis genome:
GAAGACGTCCCCGCCCCACCCGAACAGCAGGGCCGCGACCAGCAGCCGGGGCGCGCCGCGCAGGGCCGCGTACCCGGCGAGCAGCGGCATCAGCAGCGGTTTGGCGACCAGGTGGGCCGTCTCGGTCCCGGTGAGGAGCCCGGCCAGGTCGGCGGCGGCCACGAGGAGGAAGGCGAGGAGTACGGGACGGGCGAAACGCTCGGCCGCGCGGGAGCGGGCGGGCCGGTGGGCCGTGGCGCTCACAGGGTGCGTTCCGGGGCGGAGGGGGCAGGGGCGGCCTGCACGGGTACGGAGACGGGCGCCGCAGCCCCGGCCGCGATGGTCTCGGCTCCCGCCTTCGTCGCAGGCTGCCAGCCCGGCCCCCCGAAGATCCGCCCGGCCCGCTCGCTCCAGGTGTCGGCGGCCCGCACGTCCCGGGCGATGGCGGCGTACTCATGGGTCGCGACGCGCAGCGGGTTGTGGGTGGAGATGTTCTTGGTGAGCCCGTACACGGGCCGCTCGGTCTCGGCCGCGAAGGACCCGAACATCCGGTCCCAGACGATCAGGATGCCGCCGTAGTTGCGGTCCAGGTAGCTGCCTTGCGAGGCGTGGTGGACGCGGTGGTGGGAGGGCGTGTTGAGGACGTACTCGAAGGGGCGGGGGAGCTTCCCGACCCGCTCGGTGTGGACCCAGAACTGGTAGACGAGGTTGGCCGACTGGCAGAACGCGAGCGCCGCCGGGTGCACCCCGCAGGCGATCAGCGGCAGATAGAAGGGCCAGACGGTCGCGGAGGTCCAGGGCTGGCGCAGTGCGGTGGTGAGGTTGAACTTGCGGCTGGAGTGGTGGACCACATGGCAGGCCCACAGGATGCGGATGACGTGGTGGCCGCGGTGGGACCAGTAGTAGAAGAAGTCCTGGGCGAGGAGCATCAGCAGGACGGTCCACCACAGCACGGGCACTCGCATCGGCGTCAGCTCGTAGACCGCCATGTAGATCGCCAGGATGGGGATCTTCCACAGAAGGTCGAAGCCCAGGCTGCCGAGCCCCATGGTGACGCTGGTGGCGGCGTCCCTGGCCTCGTACCCGGCGGCCTCCTCGTCCGGATGGAGACGGTAGCTGACCATCTCGATCACGGTGAGCAGCACGAAGGCCGGTATTGACCACAGCACGACATCGGGCAGGTTCGGCTCCATGCGAGCACCGTAGGGCCGCCGGTCGGTGAGGGCTAGACGTTGTTACCCACAAGTATGCGAGACCTGGTGTCAGCAGCCTTTGGCACCTTCTGCCAATGGCGCGGGCCGTAGGATTTGCGGAGCGCGCGTCATCGAGGGGGAGGAACGCTCGTGTCCGGTACGGAAGTTGCCCTGGTTCGGCTGGCCACGACGGTGGTCGGTGCGGCCACCAAGGCGCTGTTGACCCCCAAGCCCGGCGCGGGCCTGGTCCAGGACCCGGTCCGCCCGCTCCCCCGCCCGCCGAAGCCGGACCGGCTGGCGAAGGTGCTCGCGGGACGGATGTCCGAGTCCTACGCGGATCTCCCCGAGCACGAGCGACTCGCCGCGCTCATTGCCGTACAGGACACGTTCGCCACGGGGGGCGAGCTGGATGCCGGGCGGCTGTTCGCGGTGGAGCTGGACCCGGAGCGGCTGCGCGCAGAGCTGTCGGCCCCGGCCACCGGGCTCTCGGAGCGCGCCCTCGACCTGTACGAGGACCTCCTCGGCCGCTGCTGCGCGCATCTGGTGGAGCAGCTGACCGCACACCCGTCGTTCGCGGCGCGGGCGGCGGTGGAGCAGGTCCGTGCGGCGGGGCGGGGGCGGGAGCTGGTGGAGGACGTCCGGGCCCGGGTCGGCCCGCGCCCGGACGCGGCGGACCTGGAGTTCGAGGGGCGGTACGCGGAGTTCATGGCGACGGCCAACAGCCGGGTGGAGCTGTTCGGGCTGACACTGGGAAGGTCGGCGGGGGGATGGCCATTGGAGACGGCGTATATCGGTCTTGAGGTCAGCGGGGAGTACGAGACGCCCGACCGGCTCGGTCTGGATCATCCGGTCCGGACGACGGTCAGGATCGAGCAGGCGCTCGGCGAGCGGGACCGGTTGCTGCTGCGCGGCCCGGCCGGTTCCGGCAAGAGCACGCTGGTGCAGTGGCTGGCGCTGAACGCGGCCCGGCAGACGTTCGGCAGCGACCTGGCCGACTGGAACCGGTGCGTGCCCTTCGTCCTGCGTCTGCGCGCCTTCACGGCCCTCGACGCCCTGCCCGCCCCGGCGGACTTCCTGCGTGCGGCGGGCGTCCCGCTGCACGGCTCGGCCCCGGCCGGCTGGGCGGACCGGCTGATGCAGCAGGGCCGGGCGCTGGTCCTGGTCGACGGGGTCGACGAGGTGCCGGACCGGCTGCGCAAGCGCACGGAGCGCTGGCTGAAGGACCTGATCGTCGCCTACCCCCGGTCCAGGTACGTGGTGACGACCCGCCCTTCCGCCGTCCCCGAGACCTGGCTCTCCGGCTCCGGCTTCGAGCCGCACACGCTGCTGACGATGGGCCGCGCCGACATCCACGCCTTCATCGGGCACTGGCACCGGGCGGCCCGGTCGGAGTGCCGGACGGAGGCGGAGCGCGCCGAGCTCGACCCGTACGAGAAGGCGCTGCGCCGTGCGGTGAGCACCCGCCGGGACCTGGGGCTGCTCGCGACGAACCCGCTGATGTGCGCCCTGCTCTGCGCGCTGAACCGGGACCGCCGGATGCAGCTGCCCCGGGCGCGCAAGGAGCTGTACGACGCCGCCCTGGACATGCTGCTGGTCCGCCGCGACACCGAGCGCGAGATCGTCGGGGTGGAGGGAGTCGACCTGACCCGCGAGGAACAGACGGCCCTGCTCCAGCGCCTCGCGTACTGGCTGATCCGCAACGGCCTGGTCGAGGCCCGGCAGGAGGAGGCGGTGGCCCTGGTCGCGGACTGGCTGCGGGCCATGTCCCAGGTCCGGGGCACCCCCGACCAGGTCTTCGCCCACCTCCTCAACCGCAGCGGTCTCCTCCGCGAACCGGCCCCGGGCGCGGTCAGCTTCGTGCACCGCACCTTCCAGGACTACCTGGGCGCGAAGGCGGCGGTGGAGGCCCGCGACTTCGGGGTTCTGGTCCGCCATGCCCACGAGGACCAGTGGGACGACGTGGTGCAGATGGCGGTGGGGCACGCGCGGCCGGACGAGCGGGCTGCGCTGCTGACGTCCTTGCTGGAGCGCGCCGACGAGGATCCCGGCCACGAGCACCGGCTGATCCTGCTGGCGGCGGCGAGTCTGGCTCATGCGCCGGAACTGCATCCGGTGGTACGGGCGGGAGTGGAGGAACGGACCGAACGGCTGTTGCCGCCGGACAGCCAGGAGTCCATCGATGAGCTGGCCAAGGTGGGCGGCCTGGCGCTGGAACTGCTGTCGTCGATGCTGGACGAGCTGACGGAGAGGCAGGCGGCAGCCGTGGTGCGGACGGCCGCGGAGGTGGGCGGGGAGACGGCGTACGAGCTGGTGAAACAGTTCCGGGACGACGAAAGGATCCCGGTCACCCACGCGGTGTCCACCGCATGGGAGCAGTTCGACCCGGAGGTCTACGCGCGGGAGATGATGGCCGTCCGTACCTGGGAGGACGCCTACGCGTTCGTCAGGACAGACGCGCAGCTCGCCGCGCTGCGCCACATCCCGACCCTGCGCAGCGTGCATCTGACGGGCGACTTCCACGATCTGTCGCACGTGACGGCCCGGACCGACGTGGAACAGGCTTTCGTCCACAGCAACAGCCGAATCGCCGACGCACGCCCCTTCACAGCGATGCCGCAGCTGCGCGAGATCGGTCTGAGCCGGTGCCCGCAGATCCGGAACATCGAACCACTTGCGCAGCTGGGGCTGAAGTGGCTCTCCCTCGTCGAACTCCACCCATCGTTCGACCCGGCACCGCTGACGGAGATGCCGGATCTCCGCTACCTGGCGCTCGGCCACCCCTTCCTCATGGAGAGCATCGGCGAGCTTCCCGTCTGCGACCAGGTGACCACGCTCGACCTGATGGGGCAGACCCGGTATCTGAACCTGGAGGGCCTGGAGCACTGGACGAACCTGCGAACGCTGGGCCTGCACGGTGCGACCCACCTGCGGCAGCTCTGCCGGACGCCGTCGCTGTGCAACCTGGAGCAATTGCATGTCTTGCAGACGTCCAGCCTGGACCTCAGGCTGCTGACACCCCTCACCACCCTGCGTGGACTGCGCCTGTTCGCGAGCAGCGTGACCTCCGGCCTCGCCCCTCTCACCGAGCTTCCGTCCCTCACTTTCCTTGCCCTCTACGGAAACGAGCAACGCTTCGACCTCACCCCCCTCGCCGCCTCCGAGCACTTGACGATCCAACTGGCTCACGACACCAGCGTGACCGGCACCCGCCTCTTCCCGCCCGAACGCATCGTCCGCCTCCCCTGACCCCCCGCTGACCTCCCGCCCGGGGACAGCCGAATAGGGGACTGTCAGTCGCGGCCCGTATTCTCTGTGACCATGCTCGACGACCGCCAGACAGCCGCACCGTGGCCGACCGCCTACCCCCAGGGGTACGCGGTCGTCGACGTGGAGACCACCGGACTCGCCCGCGACGACCGGATAGTGTCCGCCGCCGTCTACCGGCTGGACGCCCTGGGCGATGTCGAGGACCACTGGTACACGCTGGTGAATCCGGAACGCGACCCCGGGCCCGTCTGGATCCACGGGCTGACCAGCGACGTGCTCGCAGGGGCGCCGCTCTTCCCGGAGGTCGCCGCCGAGCTGTCCGCGCGGCTCGCGGACCGGGTGCTCGTCGCGCACAACGCGGCGTTCGACTGGTCGATGATCGCCCGGGAGTACGCCCGGGCCTCGGTGGTCGCCCCGGTCGAGCAGCGGCTGTGCACGATCGCGCTCGCCAAGGAGCTGCGGCTGCCGCTGCCCAACCACAAGCTCGCCTCGCTCGCCGCGCACTTCGGCGTCGTACAGCAGCAGGCCCACCACGCACTGGACGACGCCCGGGTGCTGGCCGAGGCGTTCCGGCCGAGTCTGCACGCGGCGGCCCGGGGCGGGGTGCGGCTGCCGTTGCTGGAGTGCCGGCCGCTGACCGAGTGGTCCGACTCCCCCGTCGCCCCGCGCGCCGGGTACCGGCCCTCCCGGCAGCCGAACAGCTGGCGGCCCTCGCGCAAGCGTCCCGCCTGCCCGTATCCCAATCCGGGGCGGTACGAGAAGGAGATGCCGCTGAAGCAGGGGATGCGGGTGGCGTTCTCCGGGGACACCTCGATCGACCGGGAGCTCCTGGAGGACCGGGCGGTGGAGGCCGGTCTGCATGTGGCGA
Encoded here:
- a CDS encoding NACHT domain-containing protein, whose product is MSGTEVALVRLATTVVGAATKALLTPKPGAGLVQDPVRPLPRPPKPDRLAKVLAGRMSESYADLPEHERLAALIAVQDTFATGGELDAGRLFAVELDPERLRAELSAPATGLSERALDLYEDLLGRCCAHLVEQLTAHPSFAARAAVEQVRAAGRGRELVEDVRARVGPRPDAADLEFEGRYAEFMATANSRVELFGLTLGRSAGGWPLETAYIGLEVSGEYETPDRLGLDHPVRTTVRIEQALGERDRLLLRGPAGSGKSTLVQWLALNAARQTFGSDLADWNRCVPFVLRLRAFTALDALPAPADFLRAAGVPLHGSAPAGWADRLMQQGRALVLVDGVDEVPDRLRKRTERWLKDLIVAYPRSRYVVTTRPSAVPETWLSGSGFEPHTLLTMGRADIHAFIGHWHRAARSECRTEAERAELDPYEKALRRAVSTRRDLGLLATNPLMCALLCALNRDRRMQLPRARKELYDAALDMLLVRRDTEREIVGVEGVDLTREEQTALLQRLAYWLIRNGLVEARQEEAVALVADWLRAMSQVRGTPDQVFAHLLNRSGLLREPAPGAVSFVHRTFQDYLGAKAAVEARDFGVLVRHAHEDQWDDVVQMAVGHARPDERAALLTSLLERADEDPGHEHRLILLAAASLAHAPELHPVVRAGVEERTERLLPPDSQESIDELAKVGGLALELLSSMLDELTERQAAAVVRTAAEVGGETAYELVKQFRDDERIPVTHAVSTAWEQFDPEVYAREMMAVRTWEDAYAFVRTDAQLAALRHIPTLRSVHLTGDFHDLSHVTARTDVEQAFVHSNSRIADARPFTAMPQLREIGLSRCPQIRNIEPLAQLGLKWLSLVELHPSFDPAPLTEMPDLRYLALGHPFLMESIGELPVCDQVTTLDLMGQTRYLNLEGLEHWTNLRTLGLHGATHLRQLCRTPSLCNLEQLHVLQTSSLDLRLLTPLTTLRGLRLFASSVTSGLAPLTELPSLTFLALYGNEQRFDLTPLAASEHLTIQLAHDTSVTGTRLFPPERIVRLP
- a CDS encoding sterol desaturase family protein, which codes for MEPNLPDVVLWSIPAFVLLTVIEMVSYRLHPDEEAAGYEARDAATSVTMGLGSLGFDLLWKIPILAIYMAVYELTPMRVPVLWWTVLLMLLAQDFFYYWSHRGHHVIRILWACHVVHHSSRKFNLTTALRQPWTSATVWPFYLPLIACGVHPAALAFCQSANLVYQFWVHTERVGKLPRPFEYVLNTPSHHRVHHASQGSYLDRNYGGILIVWDRMFGSFAAETERPVYGLTKNISTHNPLRVATHEYAAIARDVRAADTWSERAGRIFGGPGWQPATKAGAETIAAGAAAPVSVPVQAAPAPSAPERTL
- a CDS encoding DEDDh family exonuclease, translating into MTMLDDRQTAAPWPTAYPQGYAVVDVETTGLARDDRIVSAAVYRLDALGDVEDHWYTLVNPERDPGPVWIHGLTSDVLAGAPLFPEVAAELSARLADRVLVAHNAAFDWSMIAREYARASVVAPVEQRLCTIALAKELRLPLPNHKLASLAAHFGVVQQQAHHALDDARVLAEAFRPSLHAAARGGVRLPLLECRPLTEWSDSPVAPRAGYRPSRQPNSWRPSRKRPACPYPNPGRYEKEMPLKQGMRVAFSGDTSIDRELLEDRAVEAGLHVATSVSRLTSLLVTNDPDAATSKTQKAKAFGTPILEESAFTHLLRDVAPADPGAPGSVPPQAPAPSSE